The Kineothrix sp. IPX-CK genomic interval CTTACTACGCTAAAAAGTATACCTTTAATATACATTATACTATACCCCCTCTACCTGCTCCATCCACTTCTCAATCACATCATCCCACATATAACACTCATCGATATATCTCCGGGCATTTTCGCTATAAACAGAATACTTCTCTCCTGCAATTCTATCTACAGCATTCTCGAATCCCTTATAATCAAAATAACTCTCACCGCCCCCGCTTCTCTCACAATGCCCCCGCAGGACCTCGCATTTTCCGTTCACGATCACCGGCACTCCAAGGGCCATGGCCTCAAGCACCGCGATGGATAAGCTTTCGAACTTCGACGGTAGCCAGAGCATCTTGGCGCCTTTTATCGCGTTATATTTATCTTCCTCAGAGACAAAACCGAGATATCGGATATTCTCATGCTTAGGGATATCCATATATGCTTTTCCTATTACTACTAGCTGCAAATCACTCCTCTTCTCGTTGAATCTCTGAAAATAAGCAAACATCTCATCGCATCCCTTTTCCGCATCCACTCTTCCTGCATAGAGCAGATATTCGCCTTCAATCTCATATTTCTCCCGAAAGCTTTCTTCATCGGCATCTGCCGGCGGATCTATGCCTACACCGATTACCTCACTGTCTATTTTCTCATTATGGAACAAGGCATGTACAAAATCTCTTTCTTCCGGTGTCAGAAATACTATTTTTCTGGGCAATCGGAATGTTTCCTCATATAGCTTGAAATAAATGCAGTATTCATCATGAGCCGTAGGCACGAATATAGCTTTCTCCGCCGCCTCCCGCATACCGAACACCGCAGGATAATACATATAAGTAACAAATATGAATGCATCATATTCATCATTATGTTCCCGTATATATTTTACCAGTTCGGGCACATATGGACCCAATATTTTATTCCACGCCTCCGTTATTTTAAGGGTATTCCAGCCAAAACGGGTGACAAGAATCTTAAAAAGCCTTTGAAGGATGCGGTTTCGCTTTCT includes:
- a CDS encoding glycosyltransferase family 4 protein, coding for MKRIAFVNQRYGKEVNGGSEYYTMLMAQKLKEHYEVEVLTSKALTYEKWEDYYKEDVEDIDGVRVRRFSVKRKRNRILQRLFKILVTRFGWNTLKITEAWNKILGPYVPELVKYIREHNDEYDAFIFVTYMYYPAVFGMREAAEKAIFVPTAHDEYCIYFKLYEETFRLPRKIVFLTPEERDFVHALFHNEKIDSEVIGVGIDPPADADEESFREKYEIEGEYLLYAGRVDAEKGCDEMFAYFQRFNEKRSDLQLVVIGKAYMDIPKHENIRYLGFVSEEDKYNAIKGAKMLWLPSKFESLSIAVLEAMALGVPVIVNGKCEVLRGHCERSGGGESYFDYKGFENAVDRIAGEKYSVYSENARRYIDECYMWDDVIEKWMEQVEGV